A single region of the Anguilla rostrata isolate EN2019 chromosome 11, ASM1855537v3, whole genome shotgun sequence genome encodes:
- the c11h1orf174 gene encoding UPF0688 protein C1orf174 homolog isoform X1, translating into MRRKQAQGKQRCSARPKRKCTAPLKSKSSNKGSLKMVDPHCVAKEQKVEGAKTERTPHDEKHAHHCSNSRLLIRGDGDVPLLERGLCPENTCRDPVELEDEDLWEVERRGLEEEESEMKMQIQVDNSIFLDDDSNQVLPVGQFFGNIELVQDYPPRAPASTPMSRREYRRLHYIAKDDSDDDIYEDEHPETPQQRDSFSSTADSGNHVRNGSRGLATQKEV; encoded by the exons ATGAGACGGAAGCAG GCTCAAGGCAAGCAGCGCTGTTCTGCTCGACCGAAGAGGAAGTGCACCGCGCCGTTGAAAAGTAAAAGTTCAAATAAG GGTTCTTTGAAGATGGTTGATCCGCATTGTGTTGCAAAAGAGCAGAAAGTTGAAGGTGCTAAAACTGAGAGGACCCCGCACGACGAGAAACACGCGCACCATTGCTCAAATAGTCGGCTTTTGATCAGGGGCGATGGAGATGTGCCCTTGTTAGAGAGGGGGCTTTGTCCTGAAAACACTTGCCGAGATCCGGTAGAATTGGAAGATGAAGATTTGTGGGAAGTTGAACGTCGCGGTTtagaagaggaggagagtgagatGAAGATGCAAATTCAAGTGGACAACAGTATCTTCCTCGATGATGACAGTAATCAGGTTCTGCCCGTCGGGCAGTTCTTTGGGAATATCGAACTCGTCCAA GATTACCCGCCCAGAGCTCCCGCATCAACACCCATGAGCAGGAGAGAGTACAGGAGATTGCACTACATCGCCAAAGACGACAGCGATGACGACATCTACGAAGACGAGCACCCGGAGACACCGCAGCAACGCG ACAGTTTCAGCAGTACTGCAGATTCAGGAAACCACGTGAGAAATGGGAGCAG GGGCTTGGCAACACAGAAGGAAGTGTAA
- the c11h1orf174 gene encoding UPF0688 protein C1orf174 homolog isoform X2, with translation MRRKQAQGKQRCSARPKRKCTAPLKSKSSNKGSLKMVDPHCVAKEQKVEGAKTERTPHDEKHAHHCSNSRLLIRGDGDVPLLERGLCPENTCRDPVELEDEDLWEVERRGLEEEESEMKMQIQVDNSIFLDDDSNQVLPVGQFFGNIELVQDYPPRAPASTPMSRREYRRLHYIAKDDSDDDIYEDEHPETPQQRDSFSSTADSGNHVRNGSR, from the exons ATGAGACGGAAGCAG GCTCAAGGCAAGCAGCGCTGTTCTGCTCGACCGAAGAGGAAGTGCACCGCGCCGTTGAAAAGTAAAAGTTCAAATAAG GGTTCTTTGAAGATGGTTGATCCGCATTGTGTTGCAAAAGAGCAGAAAGTTGAAGGTGCTAAAACTGAGAGGACCCCGCACGACGAGAAACACGCGCACCATTGCTCAAATAGTCGGCTTTTGATCAGGGGCGATGGAGATGTGCCCTTGTTAGAGAGGGGGCTTTGTCCTGAAAACACTTGCCGAGATCCGGTAGAATTGGAAGATGAAGATTTGTGGGAAGTTGAACGTCGCGGTTtagaagaggaggagagtgagatGAAGATGCAAATTCAAGTGGACAACAGTATCTTCCTCGATGATGACAGTAATCAGGTTCTGCCCGTCGGGCAGTTCTTTGGGAATATCGAACTCGTCCAA GATTACCCGCCCAGAGCTCCCGCATCAACACCCATGAGCAGGAGAGAGTACAGGAGATTGCACTACATCGCCAAAGACGACAGCGATGACGACATCTACGAAGACGAGCACCCGGAGACACCGCAGCAACGCG ACAGTTTCAGCAGTACTGCAGATTCAGGAAACCACGTGAGAAATGGGAGCAGGTGA